Below is a window of Colias croceus chromosome 15, ilColCroc2.1 DNA.
CTCagagaatattaaatttaaaccaaGAACCAAGATCGACGTtaacaaaatgttatttaatttcgaactgaattttaatttattgcatgATTGCAAGCtgctataaattaaataaatgcaataataaataagcagATAGGTGTGTTTTTGGTTGAGTCATTGTGAGGTTAACGAAgagatacataattattacaaagcGATAAGTGGGAACTGGAAATCGAAGTACTTTCAAAATTGTATGTTACCAAATTAAATTGAGATAcatgtacatttttttatgttttcttgATATGATGAATGATGAATGCTTCAATTGGttcaatatataatattcatttcattgTATAGAATTTTGATGGAATTATTAAtagattgaatatttttaatgtatattttattttatacttaatttCGCGTCTACGATGATTTATCAATGACACAGTCGGAGCGCCGACTCTCAACGCCATTCTGGATATTTTGACGGGAAGGTCGGTCACGTGACCCGTcgcggcggcggcgcgcgGAGTGCGGGGCGCCGGCTAGACTCTCCAGTAGCCGAGCCATCGTCTGCTTTGACTGCGACCGCTCGGATTCCACGCCCCTATACACGCATGAACCATCACCGTTCCTTTCGcgagatttttcaaatttagaaTTGTGGACGTTCAGATTTCGAAtgtcttttaaatattgtgaTGAGTTCGTCGATGCTTATTTTTGCACAGATCCGTGAGGGGGGCGGGGAAATCGGCGCGGAGTGAGGAGCGGCACGGGCCGCCGCAGACATGCTCCGACCGCTGTCGAGGCGAGTCGCGCGCGCGCGGTCCTTCGCGCGATAGACGGGCGTAGCTCGCGACCATGGATGTAGTGACGCCGCATATCAGTTCGGTGCTGAGGACTTACCAGGCCAGCGCACCGAGGAGCCTCCAGGGCCCCGGGATAGGGCGCGCGGGCCCGCCGCTCGCGCCGCCGCCTCCGCTGCCTCGCGCCGCACCGCCTCTCCTGCTCACCGCGGACTCGGTGCTGGGCGAGCGCGGCGAGACTGCCCTCGAGGGGGAGCCGATATCTTGCTTCAGCGTGGGCGGCGAACGGCGCCTGTGCCTCCCTCAGATCCTCACCTCAGTTCTGACAGACTTCAGTTTGGAGCAAATAAACCGTGTGTGTGACGACTTACAAATATACTGTTCGAGGTGTACGCCTGAGCAACTGCACGAGTTGAAGTCGACCGGCGTGCTGCCCCGGACGGCGCCGTCGTGCGGCCTGATTACGCAGACGGACGCGGAGAGGCTGTGCGCCGCGTTGTTGCACGCGCCGGCCGCCGCTGCCAAAAAGTTGCCAGGCTTTCGGGTGTATCATGAGTGTTTCGGGGGTGCGCGCGGGGTTTGCGCGCCTGAGCTGGGACTAGTGCAGTGTGTGGAATGTCGCGGAGTGTATGTTCCGCGCCGCTTCGTGTGCCACACGCACGCCACGGAGCACCGCACGTGCCACTGGGGCTTCGATTCGGCGAGGTGGCGGAGGTTCCTCCTGGTATCGGACGACGAGCGGGATAAGGAGAAATGCGAGGCTCTGCTGGACGACATAGCGGCGAGGGAGCCGAAAGAGACGCACGCTGTGCCGACCCATACGTTGGTTAAGCAGCTGCCCATTAAAAGGAAGCAGGTATGTAGCGCATGTCGTCTGGTGGAGTAAGACTTCCGACGTGGCCTTAAATTGGATAACGTTTCGTAAATGGACGGCTAGAGTCGTTTAAAACGATTAAATTACGAGGACTTTGTCCTAAATCACCACCATTAAATGTGGTATTTTCTAATTGGAATcttattagaataataattgagTGTCCGTGCGACCAGATTGGCTTGTCGAACGAAAGATTAGGTATATACCGATAGCGATTGACGTCACAGTCGTCTGTCTGATAACACGAACTATTTGCGAAAAACATTGTCTTGTTTTGACGATCTATAACATAATACTTATACGAATggttatgtaaaatataaaaatttaagaagTATGAATCCTAGTAGATTTCAGAGTGAGATCACTAATACCAGCATACTAAATGACAAAAAGTAATCATTACTTTCATCTCAGAATTAATGAAGAACCTATAATGCCCACTCTTGAAACTCCAACGACAATCGAATCGAAGTTGAAATTccaaaaacaatacaatacagtAGCGCTTGAAGAACAGGTTAGCAAAATAATTGCTACATTCTTGGAACCAGTTACCTCTATACTGAATAAACCGAGATGTACCACACCCTCGCATGGCGTTAAACACGCAAAATCAAATTGATCCATGCGTCTAAAGTATGCGATGTGCGTAATTATATCGTACTCGATTGTACATTGTTGTGTGCGTTTCATTGCACGATATTACTGTTGAGTTCATTTGGAAATCTATTAAATCTATCTTGGATCGCATTCCTATAAATAAGCGCAAGAGCTTGTAATATAGAGTAGAAAACTGAATAAATGCTAGGATTTCTCGTTTGTTTGTTGTGACTTgtgagtttaaaaataattaactactTAGAAGACATTGCCCAGGCAAGTGCGTCGTCCAAGACAACGACAACGTCGTCCACAAGAAAAGAATACTATATACCCTTATACCTAACTTGTAACAAATAGAAAAGGTATTTTAGCTAAGAAAATTCCTTCAATTATTGAAGATTTCTGTAACAACTATGACTGGGAATTTTGACAACTATTGCTCATTAATCATCGCCATAATTTCACCCATAAATTCTGCGTATTTTACGCAGCTGTGTGCCGCCGCTCCGTCACCTAATGTAAACGAACATTTATCATTAGCATTTAGCATGAATAGTTACAAACACTGATACTGAGGCTGTCTTAATTGCTCTCGAAAGTGGGCAGTAAAATAGTTTATGCCGATTTTTATTAACCAGTGCTTTAGTATTTTTACCATCTCTTTTATGTGTTGATGCGCGTTTCaagcaattattaattattatatagtatttCTCGCGAATCGAAATCGTTATGACTGCACGGTTTAATCTTATGTTTACTTTTTGATGGATGTATTGTTACGCGAAAGTTCGGGAAAGTGAATGTTCTTTAATCGAAAATTGATCTATTCGAATTGATAGAAATACACTATACACTGTGactcttattttttataaaacgtggtattaaaatttgtattaattttatagccAGTTCTATAGATTGTGTTCTTGTCTCTCGAAAAGGGCAAGGACAAAGATTATGGTAAGAATAAATGCTAGTTCGAGCTCGTGACCTCTCGCGCCACCTCGCTTTATACCCGGAAGAAAAGTTGAGAATATGCCATCCTGAACATCTACTCTATATCAGTGCTAACTTCTACTTTATATCTAACATCCGATCATGTGCTTTTGTATTAAAGTAACAAACATGTAACAATCAATCATCAAATTTAAAGAATAGGTAGTATTTTCATGTGCAGAATAGACTGGGATGATTATAAAGAACGCTACCAAGAAGCTATGACAAATCTGTCTGCAAGTGTACCACAATAACGTAGCAACCTAAATTACTCGAGACAAACAAAGATAAGTCAGAATTCAGCAAATTACATGTCCTACAGGCTTGTTATCTTATCAAATTCGCAATGCGTCTTATCAGCGTTCCAAAAGTTATCTGACAAGCTGAAGGACTTATGATATGctgctatttttaaattgaagcaagtcttattgttatttattgtatacta
It encodes the following:
- the LOC123697741 gene encoding ski oncogene, encoding MDVVTPHISSVLRTYQASAPRSLQGPGIGRAGPPLAPPPPLPRAAPPLLLTADSVLGERGETALEGEPISCFSVGGERRLCLPQILTSVLTDFSLEQINRVCDDLQIYCSRCTPEQLHELKSTGVLPRTAPSCGLITQTDAERLCAALLHAPAAAAKKLPGFRVYHECFGGARGVCAPELGLVQCVECRGVYVPRRFVCHTHATEHRTCHWGFDSARWRRFLLVSDDERDKEKCEALLDDIAAREPKETHAVPTHTLVKQLPIKRKQVVETIVCKPEPPESPPKKVRSEDFGYALYLDPYAHLRCRTTPAFRPWGKREPELQHPERVVRLADCTRFEQDFQPNVALKPLTPPVDDVTSSTSPPPTDPELTARLLDAEARLTERERRLEERESELAQREARLNERERELERRERAIAEKKMEDKAVSPPPSEAEPPPC